One Fusarium falciforme chromosome 12, complete sequence DNA window includes the following coding sequences:
- a CDS encoding MFS domain-containing protein — MLFKSDTRNSITIVTSRRLSISEDNTPTADPQHDVEKAGRDSSEGESPEVTEFEEVDWDGPDDPDKPVNWPQTKKWRITLTVSMLSFMTPFASSMMAPAIDEVMKEMKTTNRDLGSFAVSIYLLGYAFGPLLIGPCSELYGRLVVYHTCTALFAIMNIGCAMANSMSMLIAFRFLTGTVGACAFTVGPSTIGDCFKQEQRGKAMAAGVAFGISLLTLRETYPPVVLRWKAKRLRKLAGLPDVQLNNEPSQSPVQFFFMNIIRPLKMLALSPLIQGLSLLAAVAYGVLYLLFTTLTEVFVTRYGIVTNVGLVYFGLGVGQIAGVAVFGTASDTIVKRMAKGGEMKPEYRLPPMIPGTAMIPLGLIIYGWTAQYYVHWFVPLLGTFFVGVGVITVFIPVASYLVDAYPAHAASATAATTVFRSMGGALLPLAGPKMYQKLDQGWGNTLLAGIALGVMPMIWLTMKYGERLRTHPKYQMNL, encoded by the exons ATGTTGTTCAAATCCGATACTAGAAACTCAATCACCATTGTCACGTCCCGAAGACTCTCTATTTCGGAAGATAATACCCCGACAGCGGACCCCCAACATGATGTTGAAAAGGCAGGCCGAGATTCCAGCGAGGGCGAATCCCCGGAAGTCACCGAGTTTGAAGAGGTCGACTGGGATGGCCCTGATGACCCTGACAAGCCAGTCAATTGGCCGCAGACGAAGAAATGGAGGATTACTCTGACTGTTTCCATGTTGAGCTTCATGAC ACCATTCGCCTCGTCGATGATGGCCCCAGCAATTGACGAAGTCATGAaagagatgaagacgacaaATCGGGATCTTGGCTCCTTTGCCGTGTCGATTTATCTCCTGGGCTACGCATTCGGCCCCCTGCTCATTGGTCCATGCAGCGAACTCTACGGTCGATTGGTCGTCTATCACACATGCACTGCCCTCTTCGCCATTATGAACATTGGGTGCGCAATGGCAAATAGCATGTCCATGCTGATTGCCTTTCGCTTTCTGACTGGTACAGTGGGCGCATGTGCTTTCACTGTCGGTCCAAGTACTATTGGAGACTGTTTCAAGCAAGAACAGCGCGGAAAGGCCATGGCG GCCGGTGTTGCTTTTGGGATCAGCTTGTTGACATTGAGAGAAACATATCCCCCAGTGGTTCTCAGGTGGAAAGCCAAGAGACTACGAAAATTGGCTGGCCTACCTGACGTTCAGCTCAACAACGAACCAAGCCAATCTCCTGTTCAATTCTTTTTCATGAATATCATCAGACCCCTCAAGATGCTCGCTCTGTCTCCCCTAATTCAAGGACTGTCACTTCTCGCCGCCGTCGCGTATGGAGTCCTCTACCTGTTGTTCACCACCCTAACAGAAGTTTTCGTGACTCGCTACGGAATCGTGACAAACGTTGGACTGGTTTACTTCGGACTCGGCGTCGGCCAAATTGCGGGTGTTGCCGTCTTTGGCACGGCGTCAGATACCATCGTCAAGAGAATGGCCAAGGGAGGAGAGATGAAGCCCGAGTATCGACTTCCTCCCATGATCCCCGGAACAGCCATGATTCCTCTGGGCTTAATCATCTACGGCTGGACGGCGCAGTACTACGTACATTGGTTTGTTCCTCTGCTTGGAACCTTCTTCGTTGGAGTGGGAGTCATCACCGTCTTTATTCCCGTCGCGTCGTATTTGGTCGATGCGTATCCAGCTCACGCAGCGAGTGCGACGGCTGCCACAACGGTCTTTAGGAGCATGGGCGGTGCCCTGTTGCCGTTGGCAGGACCCAAGATGTATCAGAAGCTTGATCAGGGCTGGGGCAATACCTTGCTTGCTGGAATCGCGTTGGGAGTGATGCCCATGATCTGGCTGACGATGAAGTACGGGGAGAGGCTCAGAACACATCCCAAGTATCAGATGAACCTGTAG
- a CDS encoding MFS domain-containing protein, translating into MSDETRKCRHGNETAEPCQSCKTERREQLKYRWKIILGLFLPFAISALDVTIIASALPWIADDFDQLSQLNWIISSFNLTAAAFIPFWGQMADIFGRHASIQACMIIAIVGGALCTGAPTNAFPMLLFGRALQGIGCAGINVVVRAIVADKVSLQEDAKNWSIFSMVAGSSYSVGPVIGGYLTNTNWRWCFGITLPIGVAGCIITFIVLRKELLGPQPIPQLEETTETGRRTTFKQRLKTIDIGGQVLSLFGFGLLILAFTWAGSTYAWDSPAIIVPLVFGGLIIGSFVLWQYYMTPGRILERKFPQQQAMIPWEVLRNRDIGLLFYTSFASGMAMYSVLYFCTLYFTMVKQLLPSEAGRQLLFFVPGLGTGVFIAILMCNYSPRQTWHPIMLGAVIEAIGLGVLAWALWKEHDPTVYGMMVLTGVGIGIRLMPVPLHGMAYFPKRIAAVISLMEVSDPFGGTLGLTIMTTVLNNVAGVGDLGDSAGYDFTEFSDMGEEEMENLRQRAKKGIVLAFVAIFPFMVLCVIASAFLGNVYISTDASDEDEQSNVIYQGVFFWSWVRGKKVDESSHLVTTTRRATWRGEQEMLPGVNGSSNTEEVCK; encoded by the exons ATGTCAGACGAAACTCGAAAATGCCGCCATGGTAACGAAACAGCCGAGCCTTGCCAGTCCTGCAAGACAGAAAGGCGAGAGCAGCTCAAGTACAGGTGGAAGATTATCCTCGGACTTTTTCTACCCTTTGCTATTTCGGCCCTCGAcgtcaccatcatcgccagCGCATTGCCATGGATCGCCGACGACTTTGACCAACTGTCTCAGCTCAACTGGATCATCTCATCCTTCAACTTGACAGCGGCCGCTTTCATTCCATTCTGGGGCCAGATGGCTGACATTTTCGGTCGACACGCATCTATTCAGGCCTGCATGATTATCGCCATCGTTGGCGGCGCTCTGTGTACAGGCGCACCGACCAACGCATTTCCAATGCTGCTTTTTGGGAGAGCACTTCAAGGCATAGGCTGCGCTGGTATCAATGTGGTTGTTCGGGCTATTGTAGCCGACAAAGTGTCACTACAAGAGGATGCAAAGAACTGGTCCATCTTTTCCATGGTGGCAGGCAGTTCCTACTCAGTCGGGCCTGTAATTGGAG GTTACTTGACCAACACTAACTGGCGATGGTGTTTCGGAATCACACTTCCAATCGGAGTTGCTGGATGTATCATTACCTTCATCGTTCTTCGCAAGGAGCTGCTTGGACCTCAACCTATCCCACAACTCGAGGAGACGACAGAGACTGGCCGTCGAACGACCTTCAAGCAGCGTCTCAAGACAATTGACATCGGAGGACAAGTTCTGTCCCTTTTTGGATTTGGCTTGCTTATCCTCGCATTCACATGGGCCGGATCAACATACGCCTGGGACAGCCCAGCCATTATTGTGCCCCTGGTCTTTGGCGGCCTCATTATTGGTTCATTCGTGCTGTGGCAATACTACATGACTCCAGGTCGAATATTGGAGAGGAAGTTCCCACAACAACAGGCCATGATCCCGTGGGAAGTACTCAGGAATCGTGACATAGGCTTGCTTTTCTATACTTCCTTCGCTTCTGGAATGGCCATGTACTCCGTGCTCTACTTTTGCACCCTGTACTTCACTATGGTTAAACAGCTGCTTCCGAGCGAGGCAGGACGGCAGTTGTTATTCTTCGTTCCAGGATTAGGAA CTGGGGTCTTCATTGCGATTCTCATGTGCAACTACTCCCCCCGTCAGACCTGGCATCCAATAATGCTTGGAGCTGTTATCGAAGCCATAGGCCTTGGCGTACTAGCATGGGCATTGTGGAAGGAGCACGATCCAACGGTCTACGGCATGATGGTATTGACAGGTGTCGGTATAGGTATTCGTCTAATGCCAGTTCCACTACACGGCATGGCCTACTTTCCCAAGAGAATTGCAGCTGTCATCTCGTTAATGGAAGTCTCGGACCCATTTGGTGGTACACTGGGCTTGACTATTATGACCACCGTCTTGAACAACGTGGCTGGCGTGGGCGACCTTGGAGACTCGGCAGGCTACGACTTTACGGAGTTCTCTGATATGGgtgaggaagagatggagaatTTACGACAGCGGGCAAAGAAAGGCATCGTTTTGGCCTTTGTTGCCATATTCCCCTTCATGGTGCTG TGTGTTATCGCCTCGGCCTTTCTCGGCAACGTTTACATCAGTACAGATGCATCCGACGAAGACGAACAGTCAAACGTCATTTACCAGGGCGTTTTCTTTTGGTCGTGGGTCAGAGGGAAGAAGGTCGACGAGAGCTCACATCTAGTCACCACGACGAGGCGAGCTACCTGGAGGGGAGAACAGGAAATGCTTCCAGGTGTAAACGGCTCATCAAATACAGAGGAGGTTTGCAAATAG